In Sedimentibacter sp. MB31-C6, one genomic interval encodes:
- a CDS encoding VanW family protein — protein MNNTDTQNSLKPIKRSKIRLIAGKIYYSLARYILWFSGKFKFADNRSEKNLECVYFSHKTPLLRELKDVDMQYQYNKIINLKLAVNKLDGIVIRPGETFSYWKLIGKPSAKKGYVPGMVLYCGTFTMGIGGGLCQLSNLIYWMTLHTPLTVVERYRHSFDVFPDSNRTQPFGSGATCVFPYRDLMIRNDTDECFQLKVKVGKFYLEGSWLSNSKPIYKYEILEKNHQFKSEFWGGCSRHNELYRRRYSIDGILMDEEYITQNHALMMYSPFLESSDIIMN, from the coding sequence TTGAATAATACTGATACTCAAAATAGTTTAAAACCAATTAAACGAAGTAAAATTCGATTAATAGCCGGTAAAATATATTATTCTTTAGCTCGATATATTCTATGGTTTTCAGGAAAGTTTAAGTTTGCTGATAACCGAAGTGAAAAGAATTTAGAATGTGTTTATTTTTCTCATAAAACTCCACTATTGAGAGAACTAAAAGATGTAGATATGCAATATCAATATAATAAAATTATTAATCTTAAGTTGGCAGTAAATAAACTTGATGGTATTGTAATTAGACCTGGAGAAACTTTCAGTTATTGGAAACTTATTGGGAAACCTTCTGCTAAAAAAGGATATGTTCCTGGTATGGTATTATATTGTGGTACCTTTACTATGGGAATAGGAGGCGGTTTATGTCAGCTTTCTAATTTGATTTATTGGATGACTCTGCATACTCCACTGACAGTTGTTGAACGTTATAGACATTCTTTTGATGTTTTTCCTGATTCTAACCGTACTCAACCATTTGGAAGCGGAGCTACATGTGTTTTTCCATATAGAGATTTAATGATAAGAAATGATACCGATGAGTGCTTTCAATTAAAAGTTAAAGTTGGAAAGTTTTATCTAGAAGGAAGTTGGTTAAGTAATAGTAAACCTATTTATAAATATGAAATTTTAGAAAAAAATCATCAGTTTAAGAGCGAGTTCTGGGGTGGGTGTAGCAGGCACAATGAACTTTATCGCAGAAGGTATTCCATTGATGGAATTTTAATGGATGAAGAATATATAACTCAAAATCATGCATTGATGATGTATTCACCATTTTTAGAATCAAGTGATATTATAATGAATTAA
- a CDS encoding DUF4367 domain-containing protein produces the protein MANELLTEALEISMKRELEAIPSDLKDYHNFSSEFKQKMKHLIRKANIKYVNINKFRVRRSIVAASLIIIIIAASMSVEALRLPVIKLTEKIYTEFSEILFNNEENIEVPETIEDVYVPSYIPDGYTLLEEEDMKLMHFMVYSNENEQEIMVEQFTLSVSMAVDTEGITTEDITINKMNGIIYTKRGLTTIIINDNRYVHLISGYETREEIIKIAESLYVRK, from the coding sequence ATGGCTAATGAATTATTAACAGAAGCGTTAGAAATATCAATGAAAAGAGAATTAGAAGCCATTCCTTCGGATTTAAAAGATTATCACAATTTTTCTTCTGAATTTAAACAAAAAATGAAGCATTTAATAAGGAAAGCAAATATAAAATATGTAAATATAAATAAATTCAGAGTTAGAAGAAGTATTGTGGCAGCATCATTAATTATAATTATTATAGCAGCGTCAATGAGTGTTGAAGCGTTAAGACTTCCTGTAATAAAGTTGACGGAAAAAATATATACTGAATTTTCGGAAATTCTATTCAATAATGAAGAAAATATTGAAGTACCTGAAACAATTGAAGATGTTTACGTACCTTCATATATTCCTGACGGATATACTCTGTTAGAAGAAGAAGATATGAAACTGATGCATTTTATGGTTTACTCCAATGAAAATGAACAGGAAATTATGGTTGAGCAATTTACATTAAGTGTTAGCATGGCAGTCGATACAGAGGGAATAACTACTGAAGATATAACAATAAACAAAATGAATGGAATAATATATACTAAAAGAGGACTCACCACAATAATCATTAATGACAACCGTTATGTACACCTGATTAGCGGCTATGAAACCAGGGAAGAAATAATAAAGATAGCTGAATCTTTATATGTTAGAAAATAA
- a CDS encoding RNA polymerase sigma factor has translation MLIYLNLLDTEQEKSKFEQIYNYYRHIMFYVAKSILKDDYLSEDAVHNAFIKIAKNMDNISEVNSNRTKGYVVIIVRNISLNMLKKQKNIVDIDGFVENTKDDLNLEDEVLSKLSFDFIVEKIMSLPIIYKDVLYLTYVEDLKTQEISGLINVSNETVKKRLQRGRQKLLENINVVF, from the coding sequence ATGCTTATTTATTTAAATCTACTAGACACAGAACAAGAGAAAAGCAAATTTGAACAAATATATAATTATTATAGGCATATAATGTTTTATGTGGCGAAAAGCATTTTAAAGGATGATTATTTATCAGAAGATGCCGTTCATAATGCATTTATTAAAATCGCCAAAAATATGGACAACATATCGGAAGTTAATAGTAATAGAACTAAGGGATATGTTGTTATTATAGTTCGAAATATTTCTTTAAATATGCTGAAAAAACAAAAAAACATTGTAGATATTGATGGTTTTGTAGAAAATACAAAAGATGATTTAAATCTTGAAGATGAGGTACTATCAAAATTATCCTTTGATTTCATTGTTGAAAAAATTATGAGTTTGCCAATAATTTATAAGGATGTTTTATATTTAACATATGTTGAGGATTTAAAAACACAGGAAATATCGGGATTGATAAACGTTTCAAATGAAACAGTAAAAAAAAGACTTCAAAGAGGAAGACAAAAGTTACTTGAGAATATTAATGTGGTGTTTTAA
- a CDS encoding helix-turn-helix domain-containing protein, producing MDCAKVGKLILQLRKEKGLTQKNVADALNISNKTISKWECGMGCPDASLWSELSSILGADIQKMLEGELNPNSPDHGNIRKVKFYVCPLCGNILVSTSPASIFCCGRKLTALIPKEVKEHSMDVQVMDIDYYISFDHEMRKSHYISFVAYVADDKVFLNKLYPEQTSAVRFPIMRGNGKLYAYCNHHGLWEQSILD from the coding sequence ATGGATTGTGCAAAAGTTGGAAAACTAATTCTACAGTTACGTAAAGAGAAGGGTTTAACACAAAAGAATGTAGCAGATGCACTAAATATTAGTAACAAAACCATATCTAAATGGGAATGTGGTATGGGTTGTCCTGATGCTTCACTTTGGTCTGAATTGTCAAGTATCCTTGGTGCAGACATTCAGAAGATGCTAGAAGGAGAGCTTAACCCAAATTCACCTGACCATGGAAATATACGCAAAGTTAAATTCTATGTGTGTCCCTTATGTGGCAATATTTTAGTTAGCACAAGTCCTGCCTCTATCTTCTGTTGCGGTAGGAAGTTAACTGCATTGATTCCAAAGGAAGTAAAGGAACATAGTATGGATGTACAGGTGATGGATATTGATTACTATATTTCCTTTGACCATGAGATGCGAAAATCTCATTATATTTCTTTTGTAGCCTATGTTGCAGATGATAAGGTTTTTTTGAATAAGTTATATCCAGAACAAACTTCTGCAGTAAGATTTCCTATAATGCGCGGCAATGGCAAACTTTATGCATATTGTAATCATCATGGATTATGGGAACAATCAATTTTAGATTAA
- a CDS encoding vWA domain-containing protein produces MPVVSELVRKTMPLLIHENSTSVSKNHLYGSHFNADSIAKKDFRYFTKKLPPDESPSLVVALRIDESASMSAFGRLEAAKCAAIAVYEFCEWCKIPIIIYGDTADRSSLEQMSLYAYCDFVHLEQDDRFRLMNIKGRSNNRDGMAIRILAEKLLMAKEQTKLMISISDGQPKAMPDYSGDVAISDMQMVLKEYRRKGITFLAAAIGQDKDTICDIYGKESFLDITDLSQFPIQLVKIIARYLSR; encoded by the coding sequence ATGCCGGTAGTCAGTGAACTTGTCCGAAAAACAATGCCATTATTGATACATGAAAATTCAACTTCTGTTTCTAAAAATCATTTATATGGTAGTCATTTCAATGCTGATAGTATTGCGAAGAAAGATTTCAGATACTTTACAAAAAAACTCCCTCCTGATGAATCCCCATCATTGGTGGTTGCCTTACGTATTGATGAATCAGCATCTATGTCTGCGTTTGGGAGATTAGAAGCGGCAAAATGTGCTGCTATAGCTGTCTATGAGTTTTGTGAATGGTGTAAGATTCCTATAATTATTTATGGGGATACAGCTGATCGTTCATCACTGGAACAGATGTCACTATATGCTTATTGTGATTTCGTACATTTAGAACAGGATGATCGCTTTAGATTAATGAATATAAAAGGTAGAAGTAATAATCGTGACGGAATGGCTATACGGATTTTGGCTGAAAAATTGTTAATGGCAAAAGAACAAACGAAGTTAATGATAAGCATCAGTGATGGGCAGCCCAAAGCCATGCCAGATTATTCGGGTGATGTGGCGATTAGTGATATGCAAATGGTGTTAAAGGAATATAGACGAAAAGGAATTACATTTTTGGCAGCTGCTATTGGACAGGATAAAGATACAATCTGTGATATTTATGGTAAAGAATCTTTTCTTGATATAACTGATTTAAGTCAATTTCCTATACAATTGGTAAAAATAATTGCAAGATATTTGAGTAGATGA
- a CDS encoding MoxR family ATPase: protein MENNMNRQWILSPSRQLTEEEKKLVWKKPLSHKISEQEIRVSNEIKRNWNNTEMKITNILLEGDAGSGKTEMAKALSANFGLPYTKVTCFADMDKSDIIGAILPVLSGEEQSQIDEKDVSYNFYPSEIVRAFENGYLLEIQEPTVIRDAAVLMALNSALEPDGTINLPTRIIKRHPDFIAVITTNRGYNGTRLLNEALRDRIQHVEKMDLPSIEVMIERAIAKTGYKDEQVLKLLANVIIILDETARANAIKGVAGMRSYFFWIDSVANGIDIIESLYQKVIYKITTDSDEIKILEESLSKQGIMEELDEISNHEKKNRIKML, encoded by the coding sequence ATGGAAAATAATATGAACAGGCAATGGATTTTATCACCAAGTAGACAGTTGACAGAAGAAGAGAAAAAGCTTGTCTGGAAAAAACCATTATCACATAAAATTAGTGAACAAGAAATTCGTGTTAGCAATGAAATAAAGAGAAATTGGAATAATACAGAGATGAAAATAACAAATATTCTATTAGAAGGAGATGCAGGATCAGGAAAGACTGAGATGGCTAAGGCATTATCGGCCAATTTTGGTTTACCATATACAAAGGTTACATGTTTTGCTGATATGGATAAGTCAGATATCATCGGCGCTATTTTACCAGTCCTTTCAGGAGAAGAACAATCTCAAATAGATGAGAAAGATGTTTCGTACAACTTTTATCCATCAGAAATTGTGCGAGCTTTTGAAAATGGATATCTATTGGAGATTCAAGAACCAACTGTTATTCGTGATGCTGCTGTTCTTATGGCATTAAACTCTGCTTTGGAGCCGGATGGAACGATAAATCTACCAACACGCATAATTAAGCGTCACCCTGACTTTATAGCGGTAATTACTACAAATAGAGGATATAATGGAACCCGTCTTCTTAATGAAGCACTTCGAGATCGTATTCAACATGTTGAAAAAATGGATTTGCCTTCTATTGAGGTAATGATAGAGCGTGCTATAGCTAAGACAGGATATAAAGATGAGCAAGTTTTAAAATTGTTGGCAAATGTCATAATTATTTTGGATGAAACTGCAAGAGCTAATGCAATTAAAGGAGTTGCTGGAATGCGCTCATATTTTTTCTGGATAGATTCCGTAGCTAATGGTATTGATATAATAGAATCTTTGTACCAAAAAGTAATTTATAAAATAACAACAGATTCTGATGAAATTAAAATATTAGAAGAGTCGCTTTCAAAGCAAGGGATAATGGAAGAGTTAGATGAGATTTCAAACCACGAAAAAAAAAACAGAATAAAGATGCTATAG
- a CDS encoding GIY-YIG nuclease family protein: protein MNENMKKKLLLKYKYRKPEMGIIYFKCKLTGDIFIDISKDTKASINSNSFKLRGNLHPNPIMQKLWNDYKENSFEVGVLEVLPYDEKDKDKDDYTEELEALYERKFRSIPNVRRIK, encoded by the coding sequence ATGAATGAAAATATGAAAAAGAAACTTTTATTAAAATACAAGTATAGAAAACCTGAAATGGGAATTATATATTTTAAATGTAAATTAACAGGGGATATATTTATAGATATTTCAAAGGATACAAAAGCTAGTATTAATAGCAATAGTTTTAAGTTGAGAGGAAACTTACACCCTAACCCAATAATGCAAAAGTTATGGAATGATTATAAAGAAAATAGCTTTGAAGTAGGGGTACTTGAAGTTTTACCTTATGACGAAAAAGACAAAGATAAAGATGACTATACTGAGGAATTAGAAGCACTTTATGAACGTAAATTTAGGAGCATACCTAACGTAAGGAGAATTAAATAA